The genomic region GAAGTCGCGGCTGGGAGAGAGAGGTGGCCCGGATGGGCTCCAGGTGGGCCGGGGGCAGTGATGGGGGGCCCTTCTCTGAAACGTGGCCCTTGGTGGGAGGAGGGATTGCTACTTACCTGGCGTGTGGagggccccagggcccagggcagaggtGGGCTCGGGAGGGGCGGGCACACCgaggggggcggggccgggccctGGGGCAAACCGCACGCTGTTTGTAAACTGGacccaggcagggcagggggaccTATAGCCCTTTTGCGCGGTGGGAATGAGGGATGAGCGGAGAGAGGTGGGGGCTCCGGGCCAGAGGGTGGTTGGgccctctctgctcagccgggctCCTCGGAGAGCCCCCTCCAACGGCCTGGAGCCCCGGTAGGACCCTGGCAGGTGTGGCCCGGGATGGCCGAGGGGCCCCTGCCAGGCAGAAGGAGCGGCCTCACCCATGTCGAGGTTATTGCGGGGTCCCGGGCCTCCACAGCGAGGGCAGGGGTCACGAGGGAACACTGGGTGAGGTTGGGTTCCTGTTTTGCTGCCTCGGGGCCTGAACCCACCTGTAGTGCCTCCCGGCCAGATTCCCTGAGGGGCGCGTGGTGAAGCACGGGCCTGGACACCCGCTGGCAACTGCCTGGGGAGGACCCGGGGGCCGGGCGGAGTTTCAGAGGCGTCTGGATGCCATCGCTGGACACACGAGACTACACGCAAACGCGGGCACTCGACTCACACTCACGCTGCACACACACCTATTCACGCACTCACCCCCCTCGCGTTTCCATGGACCCCCACCCTTTTCCACAGCATCCTCACACCCACAGCGGCCCACTCCAGTACCAGGAAGCTGGGAGACGTGGGGATGGGGGCAGCCCGGAGCTGACATGCCGGTCCCCAGCAGAAACCCAGGGAAATTCCTGGCACAGATCACCTCTGTGTCTGGGCTCGGGGAGCCAGGATCGAGGGGATCTGAGGTTCCCGGGTTGGGGAAGGTGCGGCCAGCTGGGGGGAGCTGGGCCGgccctgggctctgcactcacacCTGTCGCCCTGGGGATGCCGGGCCGCCACCCTGGCAGCCCTTCCCTTGGCGAGTTTTCAGGACGATTCatggggaggcgggggagggctTCTAGAGCTCCACCTCTCAGGGTCCCTGCAGCTCGGGGGCAAGCTGCCCTCTTTCCgggctcagtgtcctcatctcgGGGGAATGGGTTGTGGGGGTTACTAGATTCTTCGGGCTTGTAGCTgcgtgggcacacacacacacacacacacacttttgccACATCGggcacgctcacacacacacacacacacttttgccACATCgggcgcgcgcacgcgcgcgcacacacacacacacacacacacacacacttttgccACATCCAGACATTTGCTACATTTTGCAGAGGGCTTGCCTCTCCCGTATAGCTTCCCAGGAAAGGGGCAGGGCGCAGCTGAGCAACACCCCTGCCCTCAGCTCGTCGCCCTCCCCCTAGCCAGCATCCGAGGGCCCTAAGTAGCCCCTTCTCTGCCCCAACACTTCCGTCCCCTTCTGTGTCCGGGTGCGGGGAGGGTGCGGAGGGGGCGGCCAGGAGGAAGGACCAGGGGTGGGGCTGCGGGATGATCGGCCAGGGGGTGCAAAGGGCTAGGAGCAACTAGTCAGGGTCCCAGGGTtaggggaggtgtgtgtgtgtgttttggggaggGGAGTCTGCCCGCAAGCTCCCTCGCTCCGGGTGTCAGGGGTGCCTCTGAATCCTCGGGTCTGCGGGGCTCGGCTCCTGTGAGCCAAGCCCCCGCCCCACAGGCGGGGCAAGAGGTCTTTCGGTGGCTATTTCCGCAGCCCGCCGCGGACCGGGCGCCCGGGCCCGCCGCCCCGCCCAGCCTAGCgctactccccccaccccgccgccacGGGGGtcggggtcgggggggggggggggcggtcggATTCtcaccctccccatccccccggCTCGGCGCGGGCCCGGCCTGGTGCGAGCACGGCGGGGGCGGCTCAGACGCAGATCTCGATGGCCGTGGCCAGCACCACCTGCCCTTTGCTCTTGTCCGGGCGGCCGTCGGTCCTGCCGGGGGGCCCCGGGGGCGCCAGGCCGGCCTCGGGCACCGGCACGGGCACGGGCAccggcgcgggcgcgggcgcgggcccgacggcggggggcgcgggccggGAGCCGCTGCCGCTCTCGGTCAGCACCGTCCGCTTGAGCGGCGCGGGCGCCTCGAGGCGCAGCGGCCCGGCGGCGGGCGGCCGGTCCCCGGCGGGCTTGCGCGCGCGGTGCGAGGGCCGGCGCCGCAGCTCGGACGTGAGCTCGTGCTTGAGGAAGCGGAAGACCTCCTTGGCCGGCCCGCGGCGCTCGGGCTCCAGGGCCAGCAAGCGCTGGAACATGCGCAGCGCGGGCTCGGTGAAGCGGCGCCACTGCGACGGCAGCCCCGGCAGGCGGCCCCGCTGCCAGCGCACGAACTCCTCGAAGAAGGCGTCCGCGCCCGACGCCGCCTCCCACGGGAAGTTGCCGGTGAGCACGCAGAAGATGAGCACGCCGAAGGCCCACACGTCCACGCCCGTGTCCACCGCGAAGCCGTCGGCGCGGCCCGCCTGGCACACCTCGGGCGCCGTGTACGGGATGGTGCCGCTGACCCGCTTCACGCGGCAGCCCACGCGGCGCGTCATGCCGAAGTCGGCCAGCTTCACGCGGCGGCACTCGCGGTCGAACAGCAGCACGTTCTCGGGCTTGATGTCGCGGTGCACCAGCTGCCGCCCGTGCATGAAGTCCAGCGCCAGGCCCAGCTGCTGCACGCAGCGCTTCACCGTGTCCTCGGGGAGCCCCACCTGccggcccgggggggggggggagggggaggggggagtcgCGCTCAGGGATGGccgccttccccccccccacggCGGTCCCCGCCCCGCCACCCCTCCCGCCTCTCAGTCCCCACTGCTGCCAGTCCCCTCTGGCCGTggccctccctgctgcctccccccaTCCCA from Halichoerus grypus chromosome 6, mHalGry1.hap1.1, whole genome shotgun sequence harbors:
- the SBK1 gene encoding serine/threonine-protein kinase SBK1 isoform X1, which codes for MLKEVPPQREKMSVGCPEPEPPRSLPCCGPGTAPGLGAGVPLLTEDMQALTLRTLAANDVTKHYELVRELGKGTYGKVDLVAYKGTGTKMALKFVNKSKTKLKNFLREVSITNSLSSSPFIIKVFDVVFETEDCYVFAQEYAPAGDLFDIIPPQVGLPEDTVKRCVQQLGLALDFMHGRQLVHRDIKPENVLLFDRECRRVKLADFGMTRRVGCRVKRVSGTIPYTAPEVCQAGRADGFAVDTGVDVWAFGVLIFCVLTGNFPWEAASGADAFFEEFVRWQRGRLPGLPSQWRRFTEPALRMFQRLLALEPERRGPAKEVFRFLKHELTSELRRRPSHRARKPAGDRPPAAGPLRLEAPAPLKRTVLTESGSGSRPAPPAVGPAPAPAPVPVPVPVPEAGLAPPGPPGRTDGRPDKSKGQVVLATAIEICV
- the SBK1 gene encoding serine/threonine-protein kinase SBK1 isoform X2 produces the protein MSVGCPEPEPPRSLPCCGPGTAPGLGAGVPLLTEDMQALTLRTLAANDVTKHYELVRELGKGTYGKVDLVAYKGTGTKMALKFVNKSKTKLKNFLREVSITNSLSSSPFIIKVFDVVFETEDCYVFAQEYAPAGDLFDIIPPQVGLPEDTVKRCVQQLGLALDFMHGRQLVHRDIKPENVLLFDRECRRVKLADFGMTRRVGCRVKRVSGTIPYTAPEVCQAGRADGFAVDTGVDVWAFGVLIFCVLTGNFPWEAASGADAFFEEFVRWQRGRLPGLPSQWRRFTEPALRMFQRLLALEPERRGPAKEVFRFLKHELTSELRRRPSHRARKPAGDRPPAAGPLRLEAPAPLKRTVLTESGSGSRPAPPAVGPAPAPAPVPVPVPVPEAGLAPPGPPGRTDGRPDKSKGQVVLATAIEICV